Genomic window (Gadus chalcogrammus isolate NIFS_2021 chromosome 3, NIFS_Gcha_1.0, whole genome shotgun sequence):
aaaccgagtgttgacagaatgctgaaagcgcccagatcagaggaagagtttcccgaaaatctacattgtttcttgtgctgtgattcgtgtcaggtttgctataggagtcattaataagaaattaagaccagaaaagtagtataataggtccTCTTTAAACCAAACGTCATTAAATTAAAGTTTAACACTTTTCTGGGAAGggatataaaaagtaaacaaaacagtgaaCATGCGTGCATCCACTTTAATTAAATAGGCATGAACTGTAATGCCTCCATAACatcttttagatttttttttttttactgagcATCAACAATTCTTATGCAAAAATATAAGCATATCTGCCTTTTCTGGGAGTGAAAGGGGTAACTTGAGCCGATGTCGAGGGGCCAGCTGCCTGAGAGCGATAATCTAAAATGCATGAAATTTGTATAGGTCGGCATTATTAATAAAAACGACTACACTACtactataaaaactacagttGCAAGGCGACACTGGGCTCCTAATGCAGGATATGTAATGTGAACGTTACCGTTGTCAACGGAGGACACAGTGGAGTTTGTTTGACTCGTATGCAGGCTTTTGAACACATGGCATTCTTGGGACTTAATTCCATGCTTGGTAGACATGCTTTAGCATGTTGCTGGTGTTTGCTTGCACCCTTACACGAAATGACAGCATTGCACTGATTACGTACGGAAGCATTTTCATTGCGTTGGGTGAAATGGAGCCAGACTTGCGATCACTTCCCCCTTTCCATGATGCTGCCTCGTTGTTTGAAGGTTGTCGGGGCGTGCAGGGTCGTCGCAAAATTTTTGAGTAAACCGGAAAACGTGGTGCGGAATCGTTTAGAAGAATCGATAACGTTGGAGGCGTATGATTCAGATGGAATTGGTTAGTTGGAACCGGTTCTGAGTaggaaccggttctcgattcccacccctagtccTAGGTCAGTTTTGCGTCCGAGCCAGCTTCTGGCCTCGTTGGCTCTGTGGCACAATGTCAGTTTGGTGTCCCAACCAGCTTCTGGCCTCGTTGGCTCTGTGTTCCTAGGTCAGTTTGGTTTCCCAGCTAGCTGCTACTAGCTAAGCTAGCACTGTGGTTCCCAGGTCATGTGCATGTCACATGGATGTATTCACACAAATATTGtattgtaaagggttagggttaggtcaaTAATATATTTCGAGTTTTTCGGTACTATGATTCGGTGGATGATTTTCAATTCATAATCTTGCCTTACATGGCTACATTTTTCAATACAATGATTGCAAGTTGGAATCAAATATGACGGAGTTTTAAGTTTGATCTTGATTTCCTATACATAACGACATTTAATAGGATCACAattaagttttatttttttcatataatTTAAAAATTGCTCTTGTGTTGCAGTCATTCTGTCCCTGAGTCATGGCGGACAGGAGAGCGGAGAAGTCATGTGAAGAAGCCTGCAGGTCATTAGCCAAGGGGGAGTACGAGAGCGCAGTCAGCCACAGCACAGACGCCCTGCTGGTGCTGGGGCACCGGGTGGCCCCCTCCGGAGCCCCCACCCCAAACAGCCCTCAGGCCGGGGCCCTCCGCTGCCGCGCCCACCTGTTCCGCATCGCCGCCTTCCTGCAGCTGGTGAGCATTGTCAAATGACCGCATGAGTGTGATGAGCTAATGCTGTGGATCTGGGTTGGTTTTGGTTTTATCTGGCGGGCCGGTAATCCCAGTCTGCTAATCAGTCACACGCTTTCAAACATGTTCTCTGTCTCACATTAACTTTGACTCGCTGGCGTTTGCATGCTTCAATATTCATCATCATCTTTGGCACAATCGGCCCCTTTTTCTTTTCCATCTAGACCTCACCAATAACATCttgttaaaggagaaatccggtgtaaaatggaccTGGGATAGGTTtaatatgataacgagttgggatGATCggttgggagcaaaaaagcgcatGTGGACGTTAGGGATGGGTAAGAATATTCGAttattcgattattcgttccTGAGATGGCATCAACGGTTGATCTACTGATAGTAttatgtgtataaaatgtcattttttatgaACAATCTGtgcacttacaaagttatcaatgccctgttttatatgttaagacccttattatactaccaaagaggTGTCGGGCTGCTTCTAGCCTTTTAGGTGGTTTATAATAACAATTTAGTTTTTACAataacacatgcccccatcgttccaagtttatagcgttttggtagaatcggctgaaaacagccaacttaagaatgtgTCTATTCGCGCTTttttgctccaaaacgaacattccaactcgttatcagaCTTAACATATcacagatccattttacaccggatttctcctttaaaaggaaaagttaGACGACAATGCATACGTCAACGAcgtatgcattgtacatatttataactCAATATCCGTCCCAGCCTTTGTacaacagatactctagggtctgtagcatataaccgcgttgtctgattacagttgaattaatttttcacaatttaccagctcctGTTTTGAAGACtgaatcaccgcgccattcgtttcagtGGGattcgcgacggtctatactttcaacattaagtgtacatatttataatttgaaattcgtcccaggctttataccacagatactatagggtctatagtaGGGATTgaccgatatggattttttagggccgataccgatattttttcaccagccttagccgataaccgatacgccaataccgattttcttgagccgatgataccctggaaatccagagttctcgcgagagcacaatttgaatttgctcagcgagTCACTCTGGGAATGAGCAATATACTTGTGTATATTCTCGGCCTCCCCTTGCCCAGAACATTAATCAATCACATCGATGTATCAATATAGGCGGGCCAAAAGCGTTGCTATTTTATCGACCGGATACGGCAAGAGTCTTATCTATTGGTTAGATCCACTGGTCTGGATACGTCaccccttgtattcttctgatattttcaaatgcatgcttggtgcgGCCTGTcgagttgggccattttcattacTCGTTGCCGGACCCTACAGTtttctagatgtgggtctggatttccaggggtaagcctccctcaattaacatcataaaaatgacacaatgatgataagaaatgttacaatgtctcaatttaaaaaaattgacatttattgaactgtctgtaaatcagtccgaaaaaacaaaaaaaaaaacgaatcggCCGATGCTGAAAAAAATATTGCAAACGCAAATATTGGCCGATAATGTCGGCCGGcggatatatcggtcgatcactagtctatagcatataaccgtgttttctgattacaatttaatgcatttttcacaacagacaatttgactataactacttagcaggtagtgtttttttttgcatttaagatattaagtgatttTTTGCCAacgatccatggctgcctttgtgaatgtcggcacacatcgaataatcgatCATTAATTCATACCACCCACTGATTACAGGGATGCAAACTtgtcacctttcggcgaaattcgccgtttttGTTCCGAAAAAggtcatttgtgtgattcatggagatctgcaataaaaatatttcgggggggggtggggggggcgtccAAGTAATCGGCGAACGCAagctgtcataaatatttattccaaGCTTGTTCGTTTGGCCAACCCGTGTAATCATGTCATCTTCGGGTCTGTAGCTGCCTTGATGCCGTACTAGACAGGAGTGACGTTGGTACGCTTCAAAAACGTCAGGCTTTCTAACGTAGGCTAACGTGCtaatgagaacatttgtttgaccggttgccggttatctctgtgtggttaattagCAGTTGCGTTGtagtcagcttactgttacattaaactgcaatcagaaaatgcggttatatgctatagaccctatagtgtcTGTGGCGTAAAGGCTGGGgcgaattaaaaaatataaatacactttatgttgaaactatagaccgtcccgattcccattgaaacgaatggcgcagtgattattcttcaaaacgagatctgttaaattgtgaaaaataaatcaaactgtaatcagacaacacggttacatgctatagaccctagagtatctgtggtataaaggctgagacgaatttcaaattataaatatgtacaatccataacgttagctctctggctcatagctcagcggactagaatacctcctagaatcattgcctgttggccggaaacggaaatgggggctgtttacgtttggttgtagtcttttcgctcggttctccgactcaacagtagggctagaaccgagcgaaaagactacaaccaaatttGAACTACAACGAAACTAGTTCCCTTTCCGcttccggccaacgagcaatgagtcttccaacagaaatcaatcggatttacaaaatgcgctaaatgtacaataaaacaagatagaaactgtatttcgctacgatgctTGATTCAACCAACTCTATTTCACCCTAGACAAATCACCAAGTGGGCtcgatgttcaaaataccgaaaaaaaataatggctcacagcaacatattgaaaaaaagaactatgaactagttcattttttggaactgtgaacttagttcaaatcTTTGAAATATGAACGctgaactgaactagttcattttaaaatttgtgaactgaactttgaactagttcacgtagaaagtgaactatcccaacactgtgtgtgtgtatatatgtatgtatgtatgtatgtatgtatgtatgtatgtatgtatgtatgtatgtatgtatgtatatgtatgtatgtatgtatgtatgtatgtatgtatgtatgtatattctGCGACGGGGTTTGGGTCCTTGTCACCTTTTTCATCCCTGATGAGTTTGCACCCCTGTGATTATACAACCATGACAATAttgagttattcacatccctagtagacgcattcttaagttgtctgtttttagccgattctaccacgCTATAAACTGCGAATGATGGGGGCATGTGTtaaggtaaaaactaaatctctattttaaaccacttaaaaggctagaagtagcccgacacttctttggtagtataataagggtcttaaaatataaaacaaggcATTGTTAACTTAGtgagtgtacagattgtttctaaaaaatgacattttatacacacaataccatcagtagttcacccgtcgatGCCATCTTGTCTTTAAGAATCGATAAGTCGATTGGCAAACCTACTTTTTACCTTAACACATGCCCcaatcgttccaagtttatagcatTTTGGTGGAAcaggctaaaaacagccaacttaagaatgggTCTACATGctcttttttgctcccaaactaacatcccaactcgttatcatattaaacatatcccagatccattttaggAGTATAATTTTTAAGAAGCTGTAAATAATTATGAAATGtgttttggtcttttgatgCGGGGGAAAATGAAGGAGCCTATGGTTTGTGCCTATTGATCTACTTTTTGAGGCACTGTGTAAAACTGCAATGAAGAAGCCCCGACTGAGGATGAGTATCCCCGATCTCCATGATTGGAGATGCTATCCATTCATGGAACTCTTCAAATGACACCAATGCTTTCACTGCATGGGGAAATCCTTTCATAAGATAACATGTATAGCAAATGTAACACACCTGTCTATGCTTTAAAATATCCACCCCACAGTTGTTCCATGGATTCATTCTGGGTTGTCCATGTGGAGAAGTTCCTACTGTCCCAGAACTATATTGGTCACAATCTTCCATATCCTGtccttaaaaaaacaaagtCTTTGTTTTGTTCACAGAAAAACTATgaccagggagaggaggacagcaAACAGAGTGAGTCCCACCATGAGGACCCAGGATAACACTCTAATTAATGAATAACTGTATTTATAGTGCAACAGTATAATGTAACAAATGTGCATGTACTGGACAACCCATCATATAATGAGCAGACAAAAACCCTGTTTGTAGTGCTGGCGGAGGAGGTCTCCAGAGGAGAGGGCTGCCTGAAGGCCAGCCTAAGGTCCATGATGCAGGAGCAGAGTCTGCCAGAGGTGGCAAATGTCCTCTCAAAGGCCctggacagagacacacaggtagGAGAGAGAccgtagagagagggagagatacggACACACGGGTAGGAGGGAAAccgtagagagagggagagatacggACACGCAGGTAGGAGGGAGAGATATGGACACACAGATAGGAGAGAGAtcgtagagagagggagagatatggaTACGCAGGTAGGAGAGAccgtagagagagggagcgatacTGACACGCAGGTAGGAGAGAccatggagaaagagggagagttaTCGATACGAAGGTAGGAGGGAGACCATAGCTAGGGAGAGATACAGGCACGCAGGtaggagagagagcggagagagatggagagatacgGACAAGCAGGTAGGAGAGAGAccgtagagagagggagagatacggACCCGCAGGTAGGAGGGAGAGTGTAGAGACTTGCGGACACACAGTGGGAGAGGTCATTTATTGGGTGAGACACAGAATGAAATGCAGACTAATTTATACAGAGATATTAGTGGACATGAGCCAATTTATCCACACTCAAACATCCTAAATGTCCTTTGCTCGTATATAGTATTTGCTCGACACACAGGGACGGACGGTTATACTGACCTGACCTAGTTGCAGTTTTTTCatctgctttaaaaaaaaaaaatgtgtagtACAACTttgaataaattaaaacaagGCTTGTTGATTAAGACTGGGCAATGCAGGTAACCACCTAatggttttgtttttctacaGAACGGAATCGTCACAAAGGACCTGACCAGGTTAAAAATGCTCCTGTCGGAAATAGaagtaggtttgtgtgtgtgtgtgtgtgtgtgtgtgtgtgtgagaatacaCTGACAGCCTGAATATGATGTTGTGACCGTTCCTTGTGGGACTGGTCCTGGTGTGACTGGTCCTGGTGTGGCTGCAACAAAAAATGATTAAGGTGTTAGTTTTAATGTTTAACAATCGAACCAATCAGAGGGTTGGATCGACCCTCTGACGCTACCCTCCGGTCATGTGATATGTGAGTGAGAGCAATAGAAAACAACTTGCCGCGCTACGCTTTGATTTGTTGACCCGAAAACTGACAGAAACCCGACCAGTCAACAGATACCACCCGGAATGCATCACTGACCGAAATGATCCAGAGTATGTTTGATCGCGATTTAAAATGGCAGAGCGAATTGTAGGAGATAGCGGAGTTCATAAGATATGACGCCCCTCAACACGGGGACCATGGCCAGGTTTACGGCTTTGGTAAAGGCGCTGGTAAACGGTACAGCACGCCTTCCCGCACAGGTTTGTGTTAGGCTGCCCTACCGGGGCTATTCAAAACATGCACGAGTTATCTACATATTTTTAGATTGGTAGAGCCACATATCTGTTCATTGTTATGTTTCGACACTTCagtttttgttatttgttaccgttactgactggagatcagtaagatttgtattatttttcttttacaattcaatagttaaataatgATCAATCAATTCGTGCAtcaattaatctcaacacatagACCTGGCCagcaggaaagagcagtttatattttgaacgctttcaatgttgtgttggttatactagggctgggcgattgaTCGAATgtcgatttcgattttagcgtgaaatgatcacaaaactaatataatcgagttttcaatttattttttgttttatagaaagtgaaatgaaaaaCATCTGGATACATTTCgctacattattttagatttgaacattttctttttgaccattttgtgtagttTTTTAAgacgaaatttcaaagttctcagttacaaagtgtttttgggagagacatgttGAATGAAAAAGTCATGTTtttaaactcaaaaataatcgtttgaataatcgtgatttcaaacTTGACCAAAATAACCAGGATTataattttttccataatcaagTCATgctatagaatgatttatttcCTGTGAtttgtgaataatacagaagATAAgaaactttaaaaagaaaatttgCATACTAAATCGCAATTGCGATATTGGCCtaaataatcgcaattcgatAATTTCCCCAAATCATTCAGCGTTAAAATGTTTTTCTAGCGAAAATGTTGCCACGGGTCTTTTTCGGCACGAAAACCCATAAAATAAGCCGTCCAGTCACTTTTTTTCGTTGTTAATTGAGTATAGAGCTTGACCAAAGTTGTCCAGAGCAATGCATCACCCCAAATTACTTCCTTGTTATTGGATAGGGGCACCGCGAATGCTTCCAAATCGGccaatgccgcgtttccactgcagggtacggttcggttcgcctcagtccgggagggagggggcggtaaagcccagctcagttccgaggtcgcgtttccaccgccgacagtaccctttatggtaggccagATGTCgttcgccgcggcagctacgtaaacatcgtaaacaacgtcttcctccccaagaatgcagaggaacgtctccacctccttggtCGCCCAAGAAAGCGTTTTACGCggcatgttcattgtaaagaataatacctcgaggctactgtttgtttgttcttatccccacgtcgcccggaagtgacggttctgtcgaccaatcaacggagggggtgtgtagctcgaattttccagtaccctttcaggcgtctcgtctcgttttcagtaccccaacggaggagtactgaaaacgagggcaaaacgagtacggctcagtccgggtcacgcccagttttggcggtggaaacgcaatccgtaccgcacctttgcgaaccgtaccgcaccctgcagtggaaacgcggcataataataataaccactaatattgctcagaatagcaccaaacctctgcagtagtatgattagggtccctacacacaaaacaaagcaatAAAAACTTGGTTAGCGTACCGGGAGTTCAATAAAAAATACtgttttccaagtctgtgccttaAGGCCGATTCATACCTCCGGTCCGCCCCAACTTTGCCTCCGGAAccacccttcatacctccgtctggATGTTACGCATtaaatcctctagagggcagtgactgtcgtttcacaaattaacggcattGACATTCCAAACATGACATCTGGAGaggtgattttgctttgtgtcatcggAAATCGGCAagaaaaaagtgcaaaaagtgtAGTCCTAGGCGGCGGTGGCAtctgacacccctcaccaacccgcagattatctcctcaaaatgttgttagatgaccagttacaactcattgccaaagcaggggaacaataaaatacaaaggtcaggtatatagtataatataagtataaaacgttaaatacaatgtatatacatatcagatattatactactctatctattttcgcgaatggtctgacttttgactctatactgccgcctcgatttccggtggtattgctccgtttctcccggagaACTCCGTATTCTTAAGCGACGGACCCTttgacggacgaaacacctccgggaccggacaaaacggtccgtatccgtatttaccgtagggtgtgaatgggcctctaccggtaggtccatgtttccaggaagtcccTACCAGTGGATTACCGGCAACCGTAAATAATATAACAGAGGCGCCAACAAATTTAAAGCAGCCAAGTATCAATAGGGGAGGTTTTAAAGTTAAATTTGTTGGCGCCTCTATTATATAATTTACTTGAttgtcagaaaaaaaaaaaattgtcggCTTCATTTATGGGTTTTCATGCCAAAAAAGTCCCTGGGTTCAATATCCGCCGAATTTATACTTTAATCCTAGTGTGACTGGCCCTGGTGTGACTGGTCATGGTGCGACTGGTCCTGGTGTGACTGGTACTAGTGTGGCTGGTCCTGATGTGACTAGTCCTAGTATGACTGGTCCTGTTCCTGGTGTGACTGGTTCTGTTGAGTTGGTCCTGGTGTGACTGGTCTTTGGGTGACTGGCCCTGGTGTGACTAGTCCTAGTATGACTAGTCCTAGTATGACTGGTCCTGTTCCTGGTGTGTCTGTTCCTGGTGTGTTAACCTCTCTGCCCCatactctctcctcctttccccaGACTGTAAATAGCGAGATGGCACCAGAATATTCAGAAGACCAGGATGAAGGTAAAACTAAAAGATCATAGATCTACAATTATAACATTACACAACCACACTAAGGACGACTGAATAACATTACAAAACCACACTCAAGAGTGAGACCAAAATATTTAAGGGTGCGACTAATATTTTTTATAGATCGCACTGGTGCACTGTTGCTGACGCTGCCCGGGTGAAAAAATAAGTATCCATAATAAAAAACTAAGCCTACTGTTCCAACCTTCCCTACTACTGAGAGCATTTATTCGGAGAGTCTGaattttatttgtaaatgtttaattttgcttaattttttactttgaaatgtttcatttcagctcagtgaaaaacttgaaacactttatttttatttttatatgtaATTCTGCTTAAAATAAAGACAAGCATTTCTCTAAACCTCATGCTGCGTTCCAGGGACACTTTTTAGCCCGTAAGTGAATCGGTCTGGTACGAGTTCCCGGGTAGTGAGTTGCGGGTTTGTCTGCCGTTCCAGGGCATTTTCACGGGTAGAAGGTTGTGAAAATACGGGTTACGGGTTGCCTGGAACGCACCATTATTCCTGttaaaaaatcattcacattatattaAAGTTATGTAGAGCGATAAAAAAGAAGCGTTAAAGGCGACGCAATGAAAAATTTTGTGCTGGTGCACCTAAAAAAAtattaggcgcaccagtgcaaccaACGCataaagttagtctggagccctgacaCTAAGGATAAATTAATAACATTACACAACCACACCAAGGATGACTGAATAACATGACACAACCACACCAAGGATGACTGAAAAACAtgacacaacaacaataacgaCTGAATAACATGACACAACGACACTAAGGACGACTGAATAACATGACACAACCACACTAATGGACTGTTCGAGATGCACCGTACACAACCTGCGCGagttgctcgtaatttcctggCTTGAAGCACTTAAAGCGTTCCGACGCTATAGCGACTatccaatttcatgacacaatcacaaagacgaacaggaacgctataaatgctccgagaccggaaattaAGTCAAAGGTGCAGCttggaaggctggcgtccgaggattcaggaactcGCCATAAAGCTGAAGCAAGTGAAAAAGATGATCAGAGATGTATTGTGGCATGCGATTGGTTACCAGGCGCCAATGTCAATGCCCGTTTATTTAGAATTAAttaacccatttaggcctaaagcgcctggaaaaaatgcctgtaaaacctataggcgatttcagaaaagcccccaaaacctgaagtttttctagaaattcagcaattgtgtcaacgcctactaaattactgatttctcagcccctgtaacagataggaacacaattcaaaaagtatttgagagctgacacctgtggctttcatgggaaatttgagtttttatttacaaatatttacaatatttacatacaggtagaaaagtaaataaaaaagtaaaaaaatatgtaaaagtgcaggaacagcacaaaacagtaaaaaaaataaagtataataaagtgaaataagtatataagaaagtaataaagtatataataacaaacatgggaaggggaacagactgggactaaaactgtaaacagtctgcgttttaaattacatgcacttgtatgtgatgactactgaataaaagtattatgcataatacaaatacaattgcattccatcctaagaagtagcataattaaaagatacaggctataatttgggaatgtatagtagcctaggccttattgttctggagatcgcagttaggtgtgaaattccaaagaagctctattctttggaagagccttgaacatcctgcatacgggcccgtcgttgccttgttacgccactggtgacattccagagaagcttatctggttttacgggtgctttacgcatctccgggacagtaatacatctcttacatataaactgtcgtaatttcttattacagcatcatcacaatcaataagtattactattgataagtataagtgacattccagagaagcttatctggttttacgcacccgggtgctttacgcatctccgggacagtaatacatctcttacatataaactgtagtaattacttattacagcatcatcccaatcaataagtattactattgtccttgcctccagctggccgcaaatctgtcccgggacatatttctggcgaattgcgtccgaaagagattcttactccgtcgccagtaatctcttcgcaccggcaacacaagcagccccattcccatagccccattccatacttcttcttcctcgtcgtcattcacgaacatgtgccttaaccataattcccggtcaatcggttcgtattcgtcatcaaagtactcggcctcatcaacatcttcgaagccgagaaactcctcgaaatcgctaccgtcagaaaagtcttcagtctcaaaTTCTGCCATACTTGCTTGAAGAAATTTCTGAACTAAACTCACGAGGAACAAGTTGACACCTATATGTGTCTATTTTGATGCATTTCATTGGCCCAGAGGCCGACACTTTGGGCAAAAACCCGCCTTATACAGAAAAACGACGCAAACGCTTTCCTGTCCTTAAAGGTAGAATGACGCAACAGCGCCCCCGGCTTTAAAGGTAGAACAGCGGCAATGCTTTCCCGGCTTAAATGGGTTAAACCAATGCCCGTTTTCTGAACAA
Coding sequences:
- the LOC130377485 gene encoding probable helicase with zinc finger domain, with protein sequence MADRRAEKSCEEACRSLAKGEYESAVSHSTDALLVLGHRVAPSGAPTPNSPQAGALRCRAHLFRIAAFLQLKNYDQGEEDSKQMLAEEVSRGEGCLKASLRSMMQEQSLPEVANVLSKALDRDTQNGIVTKDLTRLKMLLSEIETVNSEMAPEYSEDQDEDRTGALLLTLPG